The Triticum aestivum cultivar Chinese Spring chromosome 7B, IWGSC CS RefSeq v2.1, whole genome shotgun sequence genome window below encodes:
- the LOC123162146 gene encoding classical arabinogalactan protein 4-like, producing MACPYLTTLSTAPQADSPRRSSSPSPTLVPEDPPPPPAAAPTPSPLPAVTVAPPASDPIPPASAPSPLRLDCTQPALLLAAAADPDGEGGTRVTTPVASQPPPPRSAAYSRRGRSSSTPVSASRWSDRLVAARPDGSPALTIPERAELRAVARNLEPALAAA from the coding sequence ATGGCGTGCCCTTACCTGACCACCCTCTCGACGGCGCCCCAGGCCGACTCGCCCCGCCGCTCCAGCTCGCCCTCCCCGACGCTGGTCCCCGAGGACCCCCCACCACCCCCGGCAGCCGCTCCCACACCGTCTCCGCTGCCGGCGGTAACCGTGGCTCCTCCCGCCTCTGATCCCATACCGCCAGCTTCAGCACCATCCCCCCTGCGCCTCGACTGCACCCAGCCAGCACTACTCCTCGCGGCTGCGGCTGACCCCGACGGGGAGGGTGGGACTCGGGTGACCACCCCGGTGGCTTCCCAGCCCCCTCCCCCACGGTCCGCGGCCTACTCCCGCCGTGGTCGATCCTCCTCAACCCCGGTGTCGGCCTCGCGATGGAGTGACCGGCTTGTGGCCGCCCGGCCGGACGGTAGCCCAGCTCTGACCATCCCCGAGCGGGCGGAGCTCCGTGCCGTTGCCCGGAACCTGGAGCCAG
- the LOC123157164 gene encoding probable fucosyltransferase 7, with the protein MGSEAMEAAGARDPPERRRGAVTAVLLAALPLLLLLFLFGDRAASIAADALARAQVKQQSPRNASSSSREPGAARDRLLGGLLSPDFDEPACRSRYEGSSRWKPSPFPVSAYLVRKLRQYEANHRRCGPGTSRYREAMAQLQSGRNGDRGECRYVVWLPVQGLGNRMLSLVSTFLYALLTGRVLLVHEPPEMEGLFCEPFPGTSWLLPASFPYTDVRFGSESKESYVSMLQSNVLRYDDDEHVGGGGNASALPAYVYLHLENMNLRLQNHTFCEEDHRALDGFNWMVLRSDSYFAVALFLVPTYRDELERMFPSKGSVFHHLGRYLLHPGNPAWGIVQRFFDGYLAGADERLGVQVRIVWHHPVPFDVMFDQILRCTREHRLLPELTSEPHAIVRPSNSTAKPKVKAVLVVSLKPEYYDKLHGMYYNNATASGELVTVYQPSHDQDQHTEARAHNERALAEIFLLSYCDEMVTTSWSTFGYVAHALAGLRPRLLAPLDLSKMRSDVACVRPASIEPCLHSPPSLVCRRTQDLDPVAHVPFLRHCEDVGFGLKLVD; encoded by the exons ATGGGTTCCGAGGCGATGGAAGCTGCTGGAGCGCGAGATCCACCGGAGCGTCGCCGGGGCGCCGTCACGGCCGTCCTCCTGGCCGCGCTGCCGCTGCTGCTCCTGCTCTTCCTCTTCGGCGACCGGGCCgcctccatcgccgccgacgccctgGCCAGGGCACAGGTGAAACAGCAGA GTCCACGTAACGCCTCGTCGTCGTCCCGGGAACCGGGCGCGGCGCGCGACCGGCTCCTCGGTGGGCTCCTCTCGCCGGACTTCGACGAGCCGGCGTGCCGCAGCCGGTACGAGGGCTCCAGCCGATGGAAGCCGTCGCCGTTCCCGGTCTCGGCTTATCTGGTCCGGAAGCTGAGGCAGTACGAGGCCAACCACCGCCGGTGCGGGCCGGGCACGTCGCGGTACCGCGAGGCCATGGCGCAGCTTCAGTCCGGCCGCAACGGTGACCGCGGCGAGTGCAGGTACGTGGTGTGGCTGCCCGTCCAGGGCCTCGGCAACCGGATGCTCAGCCTCGTCTCCACCTTCCTCTACGCGCTGCTCACCGGCCGCGTCCTCCTCGTCCACGAGCCCCCGGAGATGGAGGGCCTCTTCTGCGAGCCCTTCCCGGggacctcctggctgctgcccgcGAGCTTCCCCTACACGGACGTCCGCTTCGGGTCGGAATCCAAGGAGAGCTACGTGAGcatgctccagagcaacgtccTCCGCTACGACGACGACGaacacgtcggcggcggcggcaatgcCAGCGCGCTCCCGGCGTACGTGTACCTCCACCTGGAGAACATGAACCTCCGGCTCCAGAACCACACCTTCTGCGAGGAGGACCACCGGGCGCTCGACGGCTTCAACTGGATGGTGCTCCGCTCCGACAGCTACTTCGCCGTGGCGCTCTTCCTGGTGCCCACGTACCGCGACGAGCTGGAGCGGATGTTCCCGTCCAAGGGCTCCGTGTTCCACCACCTCGGCAGGTACCTCCTCCACCCGGGCAACCCGGCGTGGGGGATCGTGCAGAGGTTCTTCGACGGCTACCTCGCCGGCGCCGACGAGCGCCTCGGCGTGCAGGTGCGGATCGTGTGGCACCACCCGGTCCCGTTCGACGTCATGTTCGACCAGATCCTCCGGTGCACGAGGGAGCACCGTCTCCTGCCGGAGCTCACCAGCGAACCTCATGCCATCGTCCGGCCGTCGAACAGCACGGCCAAGCCCAAGGTGAAGGCCGTGCTGGTGGTGTCCTTGAAGCCGGAGTACTACGACAAGCTCCACGGCATGTACTACAACAACGCGACCGCGTCCGGCGAGCTTGTCACCGTGTACCAGCCGAGCCACGACCAGGACCAGCACACGGAGGCGCGCGCGCACAACGAGCGCGCCCTGGCCGAGATCTTCCTGCTCAGCTACTGCGACGAGATGGTGACCACGTCGTGGTCGACCTTCGGCTACGTGGCGCACGCGCTGGCCGGGCTGCGCCCAAGGCTGCTGGCCCCGCTGGACTTGAGCAAGATGAGGTCCGACGTGGCGTGCGTCAGGCCTGCGTCCATCGAGCCGTGCCTGCACTCGCCGCCGTCGCTCGTCTGCCGGCGCACGCAGGATCTTGACCCGGTGGCGCATGTGCCCTTCCTGCGCCACTGCGAAGATGTGGGTTTCGGTCTCAAGCTCGTCGACTGA